One part of the Nostoc sp. PCC 7120 = FACHB-418 genome encodes these proteins:
- a CDS encoding glycosyltransferase family 4 protein, which yields MRLNEWINNKFIQSISTPIEAENTSTPKTQKSIKLSVMTQFFPPDYAPTGQLIEELVKQLGQQGVNVEVFTSQPGYAFQSQTAPAVEWLDRIRIQRSRTAQLWSGRIRGKAVNGVLYTLRALLHILKAWRRNNILLVTTAPPFLPIIGYLAYLLFRLPYVCVLYDLYPDIAIALGVVSKRSLVVRLWNAMNRQVWLNAKGIVVLSPAMKQKIVAHCPEVTDKISVIHSWANPEAIVPIPKSENWFAHEYGLVNKFTVLYSGNMGRCHDIDTMLEAAKLLQNEPIQFVCIGGGAKREELIREVDKLGLNNFTFLPYQDKQVLPYSLTACDLSLVSVDATTEGLVVPSKLYSALASGRPIAVICSQSSYLREMMAEAKCGGSFENGDSQGLAQFIRFLSRDTQIGEDMGKAGRQYMRSHFTPKVISQQYLRVLQQALFSHEVVHVSRSNVK from the coding sequence ATGAGACTAAACGAATGGATTAATAACAAATTTATACAATCCATTTCTACTCCTATAGAAGCTGAAAATACGTCAACGCCAAAGACTCAAAAGTCCATCAAGTTATCTGTAATGACTCAGTTTTTTCCTCCAGATTATGCTCCTACAGGGCAGTTGATCGAGGAACTCGTGAAACAGTTAGGACAACAGGGAGTGAATGTTGAGGTATTTACCAGTCAGCCTGGTTATGCCTTTCAATCTCAGACGGCTCCAGCAGTTGAATGGTTGGATAGGATAAGAATCCAGCGATCGCGCACTGCTCAACTTTGGTCAGGTAGAATTCGTGGTAAAGCTGTCAATGGTGTTTTGTATACACTACGTGCCTTACTACATATTCTCAAAGCTTGGCGGCGTAACAATATATTATTAGTCACTACAGCCCCACCTTTTTTGCCAATTATAGGATATTTGGCTTACTTGCTATTCCGGTTACCTTATGTCTGCGTACTCTACGACTTATACCCAGATATTGCGATCGCGTTGGGGGTAGTTTCCAAACGTAGCTTGGTCGTGCGTTTGTGGAATGCAATGAACAGACAGGTTTGGCTGAATGCCAAAGGTATTGTGGTACTCAGCCCGGCGATGAAGCAAAAGATAGTGGCACATTGTCCAGAGGTGACTGACAAAATTTCGGTGATACATAGCTGGGCTAATCCGGAAGCGATCGTACCGATTCCTAAGTCAGAAAACTGGTTTGCCCACGAGTACGGTTTAGTTAATAAGTTTACCGTGCTTTACTCTGGGAACATGGGTCGTTGTCATGATATTGACACCATGTTGGAAGCGGCCAAGCTATTGCAGAATGAACCAATTCAGTTTGTTTGCATTGGTGGTGGTGCCAAACGTGAAGAATTAATCAGGGAGGTAGATAAGTTAGGGTTAAATAATTTTACATTCTTGCCCTATCAAGATAAGCAAGTGTTGCCCTATTCCTTAACAGCCTGTGATTTATCATTGGTGAGTGTAGATGCAACTACAGAGGGTTTAGTTGTACCTAGCAAACTTTACTCAGCCTTAGCTTCTGGACGACCAATTGCTGTTATCTGCTCCCAATCTTCATATCTGAGGGAAATGATGGCTGAAGCTAAATGTGGTGGCTCATTTGAGAATGGCGACAGTCAAGGTCTTGCACAGTTTATCCGTTTTCTTAGCCGTGATACCCAAATAGGTGAGGATATGGGCAAGGCAGGTCGTCAGTATATGCGATCGCACTTCACACCCAAAGTTATATCTCAACAATACTTGCGAGTGTTGCAGCAGGCATTATTTTCTCATGAGGTAGTTCATGT